DNA from Ziziphus jujuba cultivar Dongzao chromosome 2, ASM3175591v1:
CTGGTAGCAGTCTAGAAGGAAAGCGATGGTCTTCGCAGCCAATATCTTCTGCTCAGCTTATGGAATTAAAGCCTTTGTACAGAACGTCTTCATACCCTGAAGAGGAACAGCAAGTCAAGCCTTTGTACAGAACATCTTCATACCCTGAACAGGAACATCAGCGGCAAAACCACCTCCAGCACTTTGCCAGTGAACcaattttggtgccaaaatcTTCTTTCACTTCATACCCGCCACCTGGTGGCAGATCCCAGCATGCTTCACCAAATCATCATTCTGGTCATCTGAATATTCCATATCTTGTTGGACACCAAGGTGGATTATCTTCACCAAACCTCAATGCCTTCTCTAATTCTCAGCTTCAATTGTCTGGGCCACCTCATTCACCCCACTTTGGTGGAAATTTACCACAGCTTAATTCTGGTGTCCGTGTCAATGGTCGACCTCCAAATCAATGGGTCAACCAGGCTGGCATGTATCCTGGAGATCATTCTACCTTATTGAATAATTTATTGCAGCAACAATTGTCTCATCAAAACGGTATAATGCCTCCGCAATTAGTGACTCAGTCTCAGCAACAGCAACATAGAATGCACCACCACATCCAGCCATCCTTTAATCATTTGCCAGGGATGCAGTCCCATGTATTCAATCCCCATCTTTCTTCACCTTTAATGAGTAAGTTTGAAGCAATGCTTGGTCTGGCTGATCTAAGAGAACAACGGCCAAAATTGAGCCAGAAAAGTAGAAGGAATTCTCGTTCTAGTCAGCAGAGTTCTGATTCAAGTAGTCAGAAGAGTGATGGTGGGTTGCCACAGTTTAGGTCTAAGTATATGACAGCTGATGAAATTGAGAGTATTCTTCGGATGCAACTTGCTGCAACACACAGTAATGACCCATATGTAGATGATTATTACCACCAGGCTTGTCTTGCAAAAAAATCATCTGGGGGGAAGCTGAGGCATCAGTTTTGCCCAACTCACCTGAGGGATCTTCCTCCCCGTGGACGCTCTAATTCTGAACCCCATGCTTTTCTCCAGGTAGATGCTCTTGGAAGGATTCTCTTCTCTTCAATTCGTAGGCCCCGTCCTCTTCTTGAAGTTGACCCACCAAATTCATCTGGTCCTGGAAGCACTGAACAGAAGGCTTCTGAGAAGCCCTTAGAGCAGGAGCCAATGCTTGCTGCTAGAGTAACAATTGAAGATGGACTTTGTCTTCTTCTTGACGTAGATGATATTGATCGTTTTCTGCAATGTAGTCAACTACAAGATGGTGGGACCCAGTTGAGACGTAGACGGCAGGTCCTGCTGGAAGGACTTGCGGCGTCACTTCAACTGGCTGACCCACTAGGCAAAAATGGCCATTCAGTTGGGCTTGTTCCCAAGGATGATCTTGTGTTCTTGAGGTTAGTTGCTCTACCTAAGGGACGGAAGCTCCTCTCACGGTACCTACAGCTTCTTTTTCCTGGCAGTGAGCTTATGCGGATTGTTTGCATGGCTATCTTCCGTCACTTAAGGTTCTTGTTTGGTGCTCTCCCCTCTGACCCAGGAGCAGCAGAAACGACAAATGACCTCGCAAGGGTTGTTTCATTGTGTGTTCATGGCATGGATCTTGGTGCACTTAGTGCCTGCCTTGCAGCAGTCGTTTGTTCATCAGAGCAGCCCCCTCTTCGCCCACTTGGCAGTTCTGCAGGAGATGGGGCTTCTCTCATTCTAAAGTCAGTTCTTGAGAGGGCAACTGAACTTTTGATGGATCCTCATGCCGCTAGCAACTATAATATGACTAATCGGGCACTTTGGCAGGCTTCCTTCAATGAATTTTTCGGTCTTTTAACCAAGTAttgtgtaaataaatataatagtatTATGCAGTCATTGTTGATGCAGGGTCCACCAAATATCACAGTTGTTGGAACAGATGCAACCAAATCTATTATTCGTGAAATGCCGGTCGAACTTCTACGTGCAAGTCTTCCTCACACGGATGAGCACCAGAGGCAGCTATTGATGGATTTTACACGGCGCTCCATGTCTGTAGGTGGATCTGACAGTCATAATGGCGATAATGGTGGTATCATGAATTCAGAATCGGTGCTAAGCTGATGAGGAgctgtgtgaatatatataccaTGGTAGCTGAGAAACTGTACTTTTGAGAAAGTGAAGTGTATGTGGACATGAGTGGAAGTGTTTCACATTTCTTCTGTGCTCATGGTTCAAGTCGTAGGCAACTTATCAACAGctgacaataataaaatatttgataggCGTATATGATGGATGGGGTTAAAAGTCTAGTTTTTATATGGTTTACATCTTTTTGATCCCATATTACATATCTGCTTTGGAAAACTAGCAAGCAGATTTAtctgtttttctttctctctaatATGTTATGGGACTTATCCTTTTAGAACTCATTTTTGTTTAAGGGTAGGGGGGATAATTTTCCTTTGACTTGGGAGCTTTATTTTGATGCTCTGCTGTGGAACTCCTCGATGTTGAAAAGGTGGAAAATGTACAGTGTCTAGTGCAGTTGATATCCCACGATCCTGacctattattaattttcaaggaTGTGGGGGAGGGTAGAATTTGTGCTTATATCTGGAATTCTATCATATTACCTTTCGTGGCAATGCCATTGGAGGTGGGTTTGCAGATGAAGGCCGTAGTCAAGCTGTGTCTGTAAGCATGATAGGCATTGGGGTTTGGCTTGAAccctggaaaaaaaaaaaaatttatgtctGTTTAGCGTTAGACTTTCTATTTCAGCTTTGTTATACTGTCAAATGTCAAtgattttatgtgttttcttcTCTTACTTGCTTCACTTGtggtttattttgaagatggaCTTTCTTCATTGTATTTTTGTTCATCATTTTATTGATTTGCTTATATTCCACTAACAATGGATCAGATAGCAGTAAGAAAATGGGTTTTGGTGTGAAATTGGAgctattgttttattaaagtAGGTTCTAAATGCCAAATTAAATTGACGACTAAATACTATATTAGAGAAGCAAATTTGTGAATGAATCTCTAAAATGTGAAATGTAAAAAAGGGTATATGGCCATGTTTCGAAGGGATTaggattatttatttgtttttacttaaTCAATGCTTTTTTGAACCATAAATGGAAACAATTTCATCACTaacgttatttatttatttttttggtattgtTATATTAATGAAAAGAAACAAGCATAAAAAGGGGACAATATTTCTAAAATAGAGAAAACAACGTTTctaaaaaattttgcaaaaacactgctgtgaaaaataaaatacgatataaaacaaataaatatttatataccttaccaaaaaaaataaaataaaataaaaaatggcaaagaagaagaagttgaaaatggCGGTGCTTGGAGTTGgggtattttgtatttttcttcagaagaaaaaaGTCGGTTTGCCGCTAAAGTTGGAAGTCATATAGCTTTTAAGACAATTATTGCATTTTTGATATATACTGGGGGGTTTTGTTTGTTGTGaaaatttttgggttttgatacaaaagtaaaaaaagaaaaagagaaagagatgggATCGTCGAAACGCGGAGCAGACGACAATCGGAAACTCAGTGGGCGTACACAAACCGCCCATCAGCGTCTCCAGGATGCTCTCAAACTCGGTACCAGGTTTGGGTTCCTAAATTCCTCTCCTTTTCCAACCTTTATAGCTAGCTTCTGTTACCTTTGCCTTCAAATGCTAAAAAAGTACCTCCTATTTTTCTTGTTATGCTTAAAGATGTTATGCTTCCAAAATCATACGACTTTTGTAGCCAAAACCCAGTGagctggaatttttttttttcttttttgggaatTGGATATAGAATCATTCTGGTGGCCTACACTTTTGagtttggacaaaattagtgAAAGGTTCAGCGAGTAGATGTAAATAGAAGGCCCATGCCTATTAAATTATGTGCTTCCTGAATGGGTTTTATACATTGTAGGTCTTATGACAGCCATGCAAGAAAATGGCAATGCTCAGATATTGAGATACAAAGACATGTAGTCCACTCCATTTCTGCATTTCTTGATTCTGTTTCTCGAGATGCTCGGCACCATCCACTTGTGAAGGTATGTGACAATACCCatctagttaaaaaaaaaaaaaaaaaaaaaaaaaaaaaaaaaaccctttaaaTCATTAGTTTTGTAGGTTGTAATAAGTATATCTAATTTGGGTGTATATGTTCTGGGATCTGTCCAATACTAATCAAAAGTCGAAACCTTTTCATGACTTTTGCCTTCCAATTTCAGGATTCTGTTGCTGATATGGTTGGGGCATTGGTATGGATTCTTCAACGTCGAAATGTGAGCGTGTTGAGCATGGCAGCTGAAGTGACTGTGAAGTTGGTCAGCAATTTACCCAACTCAGTTTTGCAGTCTTACATGTTAGATCTTGTTGATCCTTTGTCATCCTTGTTATCTGCCCGTCAGACTGAAGTTGCTATATCATGTGTAACCGCATTAAACCATATTCTCTTAAATTTGAGCTTCAAGAACAAAAAGGTTGTTTGGGAGATTCTGAAGAAAACAGAAAGTGTTTCTCATGTTAGTGCTAACATATTAGACTTTTTCAGAGGAAAAAAGCCAATTGagtatttcaatcaaatggctTCATTCTTGAGTACAGTACTATGGCAGTGGCATGAATCTAGGTTTCCTGTTTGGAGCAATCCAGAACTGACGAAGGCTTTAAACAATGTGCTTGTAAAGCCAGATTTTCAGGATAGAGTGGAGGTTTTGAAGCTGTTTTCTGCTGTAGgtatttgactttttatattgAACTTCCTTTCTTTCCATCTAAGTTCTATTAAATAATCAACCTATATTCTTGCAATATTGGATTATCGTGGTTTTTCTGTTTCGGCTTACCAGCTTTATGCGGCAATGGGACCAAGAAACTTTTAGAGAATGGACAAGCCCTTATGGAGATGATGCTGCACTGCATGGACCATTCACAACCTTATTCTGTTCGTACCGAAGGTTTTAGGCTTGCTCAATGTTTAGCGGTAATGGCTGTaatttcttcttcccaaaagcatATCATGGTAAGAACTTAAAAAGCATCCTAATGTATTAAGTCAAACTGCTTACTGTTTTTTGCTCAGATAAATGAacaagaatttttaaaaatgatgagCTTGTGTTGTGAACCATTTGTGAAAGCCATCATCAGTGGAATGAGCAAGTGGGAGTTGAATTCTGGAAAGGTTGCTGGTGACAAGATATCTTTGCTAGTGGAGGCATGTCGCTTGGCTCTAATTACTTGTTGGGCAGGAAAGCATCACATATATTTCTGGAAACAAGGGATAGACAAAGTTCTTCTTGATCTTCTCTTAGAAGATTCTCATAGCAAATTGTATCAACCTATTTTGTCATTAGAAGAGCAGATATCTATTGCTAAGGAATGTCTAAATGCAGATTATCTTATTGGTTCAAGGAATTACATATGGGATATTCTTGGATGGCTTGCTATCCATTGTGAGGAAGATTTCAACCCCGAGATGCATGGAAATGGAAAGGAGCTCTTCATTGACATACTCATTACATCTGCATGGTAGGTAATGTCTAATGCTTTAATCCTTATGAATACTAGGTTCTTGTTTATACTATGTTTCCCTGTATATAAATTTGTGTCTACTGCATTCTCTTTCCTTAAGCTTAAATGTTGCTTTTTTGTGGAGATTCTACATGTATTATTTCCTATATCTTCATGGTTGGGTGATTtttatcctttatttatttgacAGCTTGGCCTTTCTGGATGCAATTAAGAAATGTTTTTGGCAAAATGATATTGGTGATACTTTACGAGGTGAATCAGCAATAAGGGCAGTTCTGATGATGATTTATACTCCTTGCAAGTATGTTTCATCAAAGGCGAAAGATAGACTGTTTAAAGTACTGAACCACCAAAATTGCGTAGGATATTTGAAACTCTTATTGACAACACTCAATAGAAACTTATCGGGGAATGACTTTGATGCACTACAAATTGTCATTTACCTGATGAGTTTGACGTGTTACTCAGGTCTACCACAATTTCAGAAGTGGTTAATTGAATGTGGAGGAGTGAAGACGCTATTACATCTTGTAAATTTGTGCTTGAAGGGTGACTTCTGTACAGAAAGGTTGAACTTTTCTTCGCATCTGCATAATGCATTCTATGAGAGGACTTGTTGCTTTCCTTCCACAGAAGTATGGGAAGTCAAAAACATGCTTTTGCTTTATAGTTTGTGGGGTTTAGCAGAATTGATAAAGTATTCTGTATGCATAAGAAATAACTTAGACATATTTACAAATCAGATGACTTGTACAATAGCCGAACTAGTTTGCAAACTGCAGGATATCTGTAGTGACAAAACAACTCCTGAACTACGATGGTCTGCTGCACATGTTCTTAGTTATTTTGGATTCTATGGTTTTCCAAGTAAACTTGGGAATAGAATTGGCAAAGCACTCAATGTCATGGATCACACTGATACTAGACTCATTCTTACAAGTGGTGAGTGTTTGAGTGTTCATAGTGTTGTACTTGCAATTCGATGTCGATCACTGCTGCCACTTAGTGAGCAACAATCTGGTTCTTCAGTAACGGATTCCATGGAAATTTGTGGAAAGTTTAGCGGAGAAATTCGGTTATCTGCTCATGTTGATCACCAGATATTGGTAAAGTTGTTGGAATATATGTACTTGGGACACCTACGGGTAGGAGAAGAACTCATTAAAAAGTTGAAAAGGCTTGCTAAACATTGTAATCTTCATCCTCTGCTGCAAATGCTTTCTAGGAGAAGTCCAAAGTGGGGAGCTCCATATCCTAGCTCTGATCTTTCTCCAGCTTTGGGTCCACTTGGACATCGTTTCTCGTATGTTTTTCTTCTATCTTTGATTATTTCGAgcgtaattatatatatatatatatatatatattatatactttgATAGTAATGTTATGCGTTGCTGGCTTCAGGGATGTCATCTTGGAAGCCAAATCAACCGAGTACTCGGGCTGGGCATGTGGTTTTTGTTCTGTTTTAATGCCCCACATGCATGCTCACAAAGTTATATTGTCATCAAGTTGTGATTATCTACGAGCCTTGTTTAACTCAGGAATGCAGGAGAGGTACTTgtatatttgcatttttatttttcaacatttcagttttctgttttcatgctttttctttttccttagaTTTTGTTTATTCTCGCAGCCTTTCACAAACCGTAAAGGTCCCTGTCAGTTGGGAAGCAATGATTAAACTCGTAGGCTGGTTCTATTCCAGTCAGCTGCCAAATCCTCCCACTGGATGTCTATGGGAGAGCATGGACACCCAGGAGAAGCTCCATGAGCTACAACCGTATGTGGAGCTTTGTTGGCTTGCCAAGTTCTGGTTCTTAGAAGATGTTCAAGAAGCCTGCTCAAATGTGATTGTGTCCTGTCTTTATTCTGCGAGACAACTTTGCATTAAAATAATCCAACTCGCTGCCAATTTCTCTCTAGGAAGCTTGGTCGAGGTTGCAGCAACTCTAATGGCTCCATCGTACCGGCAACTATGTGATTCTGGCGAACTTGAAGAGCTCGATGAGGATCTGGTGAACATGGTTCGTGCTGCCTCTGTTCGATTTTCTCAGGAGGTTGGTAGCAATATCGAAACTAGTTTCAGGTGAATTGGAGGATTGAAAACGTCTAAAACTGTATAGAGGATCACAGAATACCAGACATGTAGGTTTGTACTgcgtatacatatgtatgtataatattCAGCAATTTTGGTAAAGATTTTGTTCTCCCGAATTTTGATATGTCAAACAAGCATCCAACAGATATACATCATTGCATTTGTAGTCAAAATGAtgtatttctaattaaaattataatattttattttctaaaaaaaaaatatcaataataacaataaaagcgCGTAAAGTAGGAAGGTTGGACAGGTAATTTTGAGAAAACGTGAAGAATTTCTCCACGCAGTCCCCCACCAAACCCCCCCACACATATATGTCCATTCTCCTCTCTTTTTATTCATTCAATACAAAAGAAGGCCAAGGTCTTCTCACAAGGAGagattgaggaaaaaaaaaaacactagttaaaaaagaaaggtaTTGGCACTCAAGAGAAAGTCGGAATGGTTTCGTCGGAAAAGTTTTCTCTTCCAAAGTTCCTCTACTCCTCCTCCATGCCGTCAAAGAGTCCAATCATCTCGTGTCGGAAAAGTTTTCTCTTCCAAAGTTCCTCTACTCCTCCTCCATGCCGTCAAAGAGTCCAATCATCTCGTCACCGGAGGAGGGGATCAAGATGTACTCGCCGGCGTTCTACGCGGCATGCACGATCGGAGGGTCATTATGCACCGGACCAACACATACCTCGGTCACTCCTCTTGACGTCGTCAAGTGTAACATGCAGGTTTCCactttctacttcttcttctatcAAAATTGTATTTCTCTGttactatatattttattttcctcccGTTCTTTACAACAATTTCATTGTTTTTCAATAAAGACTTTTTTGAATTTCttaagaataaatatatatatatatatatatatatatatatctatacacatGTTAGCTTTTCAGCTGAGTTTCTATTTTCATCTCAGAAAACCATTTTAGaactcccaaaaaaaataaaaaataaaataaaaataaaaacttttgtgATTCTGATTACAAAATTACACTTGTTCAAAGACAAtacaatacaaaaattaatataatataattcccAAACTCTGGGAGCAAGACAGCACCTTCCGATCCATGTTCTTTTagaattttcaatttgttttggcTTTTTTGACCATTCAAAAAGGCGGCTTGACATTGTCTAGAATGGTCAACGAGTTGACtggtgaaaaaaataattttcattattttatttaaattttatatttttgaaatattattatttatcttcctttaattttttttaaaaattactaaaaaacgATTAATTTGTGaactataattattaaaaacaaccAATGTGTCAGTTTTTAtagctaattttaaaatttagaaggTATAAATGAAATTcgccaaaaaaaattttgaacttttaaaatttttttttttttttttttttggttgaattttttAGATCGACCCGGCAAAGTACAAGGGCATAAGCTCCGGTTTCGGCATTATTGTGAAAGAACAAGGAATCAAAGGTCTATTTCGGGGTTGGGCTCCAACATTGCTGGGTTACAGTGCACAAGGTGCTTGCAAATACGGCTTCTACGAATTCTTCAAGAAGTACTACTCCGACCTTGTGGGCCCCGAGTACGCCGCCAAGTACAAGACCTTCGTCTACCTCGCCGGCTCTGCATCGGCGGAATCCATCGCCGCTGCCGCTCTTTGCCCCATGGAAGCTGTCAAAGTCAGAGTCCAAACCCAGCCTGGTTTCGCCAAAGGTTTGGCCGATGGCCTTCCCAAGTTGGTCAAGTCCGAAGGTGTTCATGGGTAGTGAAATATCAATGTTCaagattgcttttttttttttaattttttattttttttccctttttcttgttCAAATTCATGGTTCTAAAAATACCCTTTTGAATATCTTTGCCAGATTGTACAAAAGGGATTGTTCCACTTTGGGGTCGTCAAATTCCTTGTAAGCTTTAAAAATACAGTATTTGTGAAAATGTGATTTTGGTTTGGATTGATAAATATGATGtaatttgtggtttttttttttttttttttggtggattcAGATACGATGATGAAGTTTGCATCTTTTGAGACAATAGTTGAGCTGCTATACAAGCATGCAATCCCAACTCCGAAGGAGCAATGCAGCAATACATTTCAGCTTGGAGTGAGCTTTGCTGGTGGATATTTGGCTGGTATCTTCTGCTCTGTTATTTCCCACCCTGCTGACAATTTAGTCTCCTTTCTCAACAATTCCAAGGGTGCTACCGTTGGTGATGTTAGTAGAGTCTTTGCACTTCTCCCTCATTCAATTTATATGATTTCTTTTATCTGTCTTCTTTTATAATATTCGTATCCTCACTCgctttctttctcattttgatCTTGAATGCAGGCTGTTAAGAAGCTAGGCTTATGGGGTTTATGTACCCGTGGCCTTCCTCTTCGTATTGTGATGATCGGAACTCTTACCGGAGCTCAATGGGGTCTCTATGATGCTTTCAAAGTTTCTGTTGGACTGTAAGTTTCTTCTCCTGCATTTCTCAATATCATGCTCATCAATATTAATATGTCCTTCCAGATTTATAATTGTCGAGTTCTGTATGATGCTTCTTTCTTTGTTCAATCTGATATGATATATGGGTTTATTCCTTTTAGGCCAACTAGTGGTGGTATTACTCCAGCTCCGGCCGCCACCGATCTTGCAATTGCCTGAATTTTTAAGTTGATGGCTAATATACTCCAATAGTTACAGAAATGGAAAATAGGGTAATTGATTCAACATTTTTTTGCCTTGCAAAAGCGACTACTTTATTCAAGAGAGATATGATTCAAGAAGATGGTTCTTATTCTTATCATGTCAGTAGGTATAATGAGGTTGCGATAAGGATCAGATTTTTTTCCCAAAGATGGTGTATgcaataaaaatttcattttgaaaattagaGTTTTTATTGTGTATTATGTATTCTACagaaaatgattttgattttaataaatttggttaaaagttgctacttattTTCAATTGCAATTTCATTTTATCATCAATGTCATTTGTACAGTAAGATAAGAAATCTAAGCCTTTAcgcagattttattttattttatttttctcatattacagtatatgatttttcattttccctCTTTGGGTTCACCTTCTAACAAGGAACTACTTAAGCATGATCATGGTCTAAATTTAGAGGGAAAACAGTATCAAAAACAATCCTAGCAAAAATATACCTAACTTCTGGCAGGGTTCCAAGAGCTAATGACTCATAATCAATCTTGCTGCCTTGCTTTGACACAGATTTCTTCCCTGTATCCTCTTTTACACACTCAAAAATTCTGCCGACCCTCAAATACAATTCCAATGGGATAAATACCTGCATTTTGCGATAGAGAGAATCATGAATGGTCTTCTATGATTGCTCAATAAATACACGAACCTACTCAGATAAAACAAGAGAAATAAAAAGGTGTGACTGTCCAAGTGATAATTCTCAAGCAAATGATTCCTCCATATGTTTTATTGCCATCTATAAGTGAAACACCGATTGGCAGCATTTAAACAAGTGATTACATAAAActaaagaggaaaagaaattgTAACCTACTTACCAGATCTGAGTATGGTGCTTTAGGATACTCTGCCATTGCCAGGGAGACAGCTTGCTCATTGGTCATTTTACAGAGAGCACGTTTAACAGATGCTGCTAGATCCATAACCTCATTTGTCAATGCACAAGAGTCCAGGTTCCGACATTCTAATAACTCATAAAAGCTTGTATCATGTGGTTTAGTGATCCTTCTAGCAATATTTACTGCTTCTGAGATATCTCCACCATTATGAACTGTAAGGCTGAAGGTGGCAACAACCATGGGATCCCTAGGTTGGTCACATAGGGCTTTGTGGAACGCCAAGATCCCAACCCTGAAATCATAAAACTGTTGTAACCTACGCTTGATTGGTCCAAAGGGGACTTAATTTCATGCAACTGCAAGTGATAATGCTGTTTTAAAGATTTTGCTCATAGACAAATGGCATATGGGTAACAAACAAGCAATTGTTTTTTGGAGATAGATCTTACCACAAGCTACTATGACAAGGCCTGTCAGGTGCCAGAAGTTTATCCATGTTAGAAAATAAAGACTGCAGACGAAACATCAAaagttatataaatttattagctACTTGGCTCCTAGCTCTCATGAAGttgcaaataatataatattatgacgCCAAAATTTTTGCGTACAAAAGGACAATATAAGGCTATAGTATGGACAAAGATTGTAGTGATTCAGGACAAAGAATGATGCATCCCATATATCAGATATCAGCACCAAAAACAGAGAGGACTGCTAAGTCTTCTGGATCAACTATTTAGCTACTAAAACATGAACCTTGGAAAGCTGTAAGCCATAAAACCTCAAATACCATGTGCTCTAACAGAAGCATATCAGATGACTGAGAAATCATGTAATTATCATTACCAAAAGCATATTGGATCTTTTGTCACGTCTTCGAAAACCATTCTGAACAAGATATGCTGCCTGCAACATCAattcataataaattttaagtgaTTGAATagcaaaagaaattcaaaagttACATACATACCTGGATGGGTAGAAGAATTTCTAGGAGTCCAAATTTCCATAATAACCTCAAAGAAGCCTCAGCAGAACCATATGCTAGCATGTAGTTCATTTCCATCAGTAGCCTTCCCTAAACCAGTTTGGAACAATGAACCGGTTATATAAAACTCATGCACATACACATTGACTGAAGGAAAATGATAGGGTGAAAGAGGCTTTAACTACCCTATCAAGTCCTGAGACTGAGCCAGATAAGTTTTTAACAAAACGAGCTGTTTCCCTTGAAATACGGAAACCCAACCGGGCTGCAATTCTTATCGCACGTAGAATGCGAGCTTCATCAAATAATGAAGGATATCTTAGCTTGGAAAATGCAAGAAAGTGTCCATCATTTGTGCATGAGCAGGTGTCTTCATTAAAGAACCCCTCCCATAAACATATGAAACAGCAAACAAAACTTACCACAATCCTCTTGAAAAGAAGTGCTTGGAGGAATCACAGTTTTCACCTACGTCCACAGAAAATGAGGTAAGGTCTATTTACATTTCCAGCTAGTCTAAGTAATTAAGAAAGCATCACTGCTAAGACTATGTGCACACTTTTGCTCTTTTAATATCTTCCATTCCTCCCAGATAGTCATACACAATCCTTTCGTATGGATCAAACATTAACCTGCAGAGAGACAGAGAGGTTATAAGAATaggagaaaaaaattaacagaaagaaaaaaggtaGTGATGAGGACTACAAATAATGAAGCAGACAAGTAAcaaacaaaagcattaaaaattttgaactttcaaGTTACAAGGGTCTTAGAGTCCACCCGTTAATTGTAAAGTCTCGCTGTAGACAATTCCTCCAACGAACATAATCTTTTTCTTCACagtcaataggttttccatatTCACTACTGCTCAAATCCCTCTTGAAGTTGCTTGCAGAGGTGCTAAAACTTGAAACCTAATTGCCAGAATATAAATTGAGCAAGAAGAAGTAACAAAAGAAAGTTCAATATCATATATTTCAGCAAGGTAGCACTGTacaatcaaaaccaaaaaagaatttaaaataccaagaaaaaaaattaaataaataacaaagaaGACGAACCTCCACAATGGCATCGTCAATGTGCACATGACATATGGGAAACCGTTTTCCAACTATTTCACACCAAGAAAATGATCTTCTCACCTGTCAACAGGGAATGTCAAAAGATTAGCTtggaagttaaaacaataaagaaaattttcaggaatttaatttcatata
Protein-coding regions in this window:
- the LOC107417972 gene encoding protein PAT1 homolog isoform X2, yielding MEGFGSGSGIHEAPNPQDLKQFGDNSTGTVFDASQYAFFGKNVLEEVELGGLEDGQEDFPAAGFDEEEFIFDREQREVLRSLSDIDDLASTFSKLNKGVTGPRNTGVIGDRRSRESSTASEWAQEEFPNWVDHQFYDAGSSLEGKRWSSQPISSAQLMELKPLYRTSSYPEEEQQVKPLYRTSSYPEQEHQRQNHLQHFASEPILVPKSSFTSYPPPGGRSQHASPNHHSGHLNIPYLVGHQGGLSSPNLNAFSNSQLQLSGPPHSPHFGGNLPQLNSGVRVNGRPPNQWVNQAGMYPGDHSTLLNNLLQQQLSHQNGIMPPQLVTQSQQQQHRMHHHIQPSFNHLPGMQSHVFNPHLSSPLMSKFEAMLGLADLREQRPKLSQKSRRNSRSSQQSSDSSSQKSDGGLPQFRSKYMTADEIESILRMQLAATHSNDPYVDDYYHQACLAKKSSGGKLRHQFCPTHLRDLPPRGRSNSEPHAFLQVDALGRILFSSIRRPRPLLEVDPPNSSGPGSTEQKASEKPLEQEPMLAARVTIEDGLCLLLDVDDIDRFLQCSQLQDGGTQLRRRRQVLLEGLAASLQLADPLGKNGHSVGLVPKDDLVFLRLVALPKGRKLLSRYLQLLFPGSELMRIVCMAIFRHLRFLFGALPSDPGAAETTNDLARVVSLCVHGMDLGALSACLAAVVCSSEQPPLRPLGSSAGDGASLILKSVLERATELLMDPHAASNYNMTNRALWQASFNEFFGLLTKYCVNKYNSIMQSLLMQGPPNITVVGTDATKSIIREMPVELLRASLPHTDEHQRQLLMDFTRRSMSVGGSDSHNGDNGGIMNSESVLS
- the LOC107417972 gene encoding protein PAT1 homolog isoform X1, producing MEGFGSGSGIHEAPNPQDLKQFGDNSTEGTVFDASQYAFFGKNVLEEVELGGLEDGQEDFPAAGFDEEEFIFDREQREVLRSLSDIDDLASTFSKLNKGVTGPRNTGVIGDRRSRESSTASEWAQEEFPNWVDHQFYDAGSSLEGKRWSSQPISSAQLMELKPLYRTSSYPEEEQQVKPLYRTSSYPEQEHQRQNHLQHFASEPILVPKSSFTSYPPPGGRSQHASPNHHSGHLNIPYLVGHQGGLSSPNLNAFSNSQLQLSGPPHSPHFGGNLPQLNSGVRVNGRPPNQWVNQAGMYPGDHSTLLNNLLQQQLSHQNGIMPPQLVTQSQQQQHRMHHHIQPSFNHLPGMQSHVFNPHLSSPLMSKFEAMLGLADLREQRPKLSQKSRRNSRSSQQSSDSSSQKSDGGLPQFRSKYMTADEIESILRMQLAATHSNDPYVDDYYHQACLAKKSSGGKLRHQFCPTHLRDLPPRGRSNSEPHAFLQVDALGRILFSSIRRPRPLLEVDPPNSSGPGSTEQKASEKPLEQEPMLAARVTIEDGLCLLLDVDDIDRFLQCSQLQDGGTQLRRRRQVLLEGLAASLQLADPLGKNGHSVGLVPKDDLVFLRLVALPKGRKLLSRYLQLLFPGSELMRIVCMAIFRHLRFLFGALPSDPGAAETTNDLARVVSLCVHGMDLGALSACLAAVVCSSEQPPLRPLGSSAGDGASLILKSVLERATELLMDPHAASNYNMTNRALWQASFNEFFGLLTKYCVNKYNSIMQSLLMQGPPNITVVGTDATKSIIREMPVELLRASLPHTDEHQRQLLMDFTRRSMSVGGSDSHNGDNGGIMNSESVLS